In Paenibacillus algicola, a genomic segment contains:
- a CDS encoding ABC transporter substrate-binding protein — protein MKKLSLVIMVWMLLLTACSSGGQQGAAGNGNSVASADQSGKESQGSGNAEDEQPIELSFYFPVAVGGPITSFIDKLAADFHQENPSITVKPVYAGSYQDTMTKAATAVQGGNAPDLAVLLSTELYSLLEMDALEELTPRFSEEYFNGFYEAFMSNTKSGDQVWSVPFQRSTIVLYYNKDMFKEAGLDPEKAPANWDELREFASKLTVKDSSGSVSQWGLEIPSTGYQYWMLQALSLQSGSNIVNNNGTEVYFNKPEVKEALQFYTDLGRKDKVMPEGVLEWATVPSDFISGKTAMMFHTTGNLSKVKADATFDFGVAYLPANKSYGSPTGGGNLYVFKDIPEERKAAAVKFIEFLTQPERVAQWSIDTGYVGTTEAAYETELLKSYVAGFPQAAVARDQMKYASSELSTYQNGQVTKLFNDNIQSALLGEMTPEEALEKSQQQADDILKKYRK, from the coding sequence ATGAAAAAGTTAAGCCTGGTTATTATGGTGTGGATGCTTCTTCTTACAGCTTGCAGCAGCGGAGGGCAACAGGGGGCAGCCGGGAATGGAAACAGCGTGGCTTCTGCAGATCAGAGCGGTAAGGAGAGCCAAGGCAGCGGCAATGCGGAGGATGAACAGCCGATTGAGCTTAGCTTCTACTTCCCGGTAGCGGTTGGCGGACCAATCACCAGCTTTATAGACAAGCTGGCCGCAGATTTCCACCAGGAGAACCCATCGATTACTGTAAAGCCGGTTTATGCGGGCAGCTACCAAGATACCATGACCAAGGCTGCCACGGCTGTGCAGGGCGGCAACGCTCCGGATCTCGCCGTGCTGTTGTCAACCGAGCTGTACAGCCTTTTGGAAATGGATGCACTGGAGGAGCTGACGCCTCGGTTTTCGGAGGAGTATTTTAATGGCTTCTATGAAGCGTTTATGAGCAACACCAAATCCGGTGATCAGGTATGGAGCGTTCCGTTCCAGCGGAGCACCATCGTGCTTTACTATAACAAGGACATGTTCAAAGAAGCAGGGCTGGATCCGGAGAAAGCGCCCGCGAACTGGGATGAATTGAGAGAATTCGCGAGCAAGCTGACGGTCAAAGACAGCAGCGGCAGCGTGAGCCAGTGGGGCCTGGAAATTCCGAGTACCGGATATCAATATTGGATGCTGCAGGCACTTTCCCTGCAATCCGGAAGCAATATCGTCAACAACAACGGGACAGAGGTATATTTCAACAAGCCGGAAGTTAAAGAAGCGCTTCAATTCTACACGGACCTTGGACGCAAGGACAAAGTGATGCCTGAAGGTGTACTGGAATGGGCAACAGTCCCTTCTGATTTTATCAGCGGCAAAACAGCGATGATGTTCCATACAACGGGGAATTTGTCCAAAGTCAAAGCCGATGCAACATTTGATTTCGGTGTAGCTTATTTACCGGCTAACAAAAGCTACGGCTCTCCAACAGGCGGCGGTAATTTGTATGTATTTAAGGACATCCCTGAAGAGCGGAAAGCGGCAGCCGTCAAGTTCATTGAGTTCTTGACTCAGCCTGAGCGTGTAGCGCAGTGGTCCATAGATACCGGATATGTGGGGACTACGGAAGCGGCTTATGAAACAGAATTGTTAAAAAGCTATGTTGCCGGATTCCCGCAAGCTGCCGTAGCACGGGATCAGATGAAGTATGCCTCCAGTGAATTGTCCACTTATCAGAACGGGCAGGTCACCAAACTGTTCAACGACAACATACAGTCTGCATTGCTGGGTGAAATGACGCCTGAAGAAGCATTGGAGAAATCCCAGCAGCAAGCGGATGACATTCTCAAGAAGTACCGTAAATAA
- a CDS encoding HAD-IIA family hydrolase, translated as MHRTLINEFTAYLFDLDGTIYIGDRVLDGAEDTIRTLRERRKSVMFATNTTLYTRKQVMYKLARLGIHCSGDEIITALTAAGEYFREHAPGASIYPLGGEAMTMELTGMGLNVTQHEEDATHVLVGLDQSMNYRRLTAAVNAVRNGAFLVAANPDPFCPVEKGVIPDTWALISAIETASGRTTDIRLGKPSAYYAACALKQLGVRPEDCLMVGDKLETDIALGQRVGMSTALVLTGVDAAESIEQTGIQPDYILRSVGVIAEHFRSKESELRWPSGSSG; from the coding sequence ATGCATCGTACCTTGATTAATGAATTTACCGCTTATCTGTTTGATCTCGACGGCACGATTTACATAGGGGACCGTGTGCTGGATGGGGCTGAGGACACGATCCGTACATTACGGGAACGTAGAAAATCGGTCATGTTCGCTACGAACACGACATTGTACACAAGAAAGCAGGTGATGTACAAGCTGGCTAGACTTGGCATCCACTGCTCTGGAGATGAGATCATAACGGCGCTTACGGCAGCAGGAGAGTATTTTCGGGAGCATGCTCCTGGTGCAAGCATCTACCCGCTCGGCGGGGAGGCCATGACTATGGAGCTGACCGGAATGGGACTAAATGTGACACAGCATGAAGAAGACGCCACCCACGTCTTGGTCGGACTGGATCAGAGCATGAATTATCGCAGATTGACCGCTGCGGTGAATGCCGTAAGGAACGGAGCGTTCCTGGTAGCCGCCAATCCTGATCCGTTCTGTCCGGTGGAGAAGGGGGTGATCCCCGACACCTGGGCGCTGATTTCTGCCATTGAAACGGCGAGCGGCCGGACGACGGACATCAGACTAGGCAAACCATCGGCTTACTATGCCGCCTGCGCCTTGAAGCAGCTCGGAGTCCGCCCGGAAGACTGCCTCATGGTCGGGGACAAGCTCGAAACGGATATTGCACTTGGTCAACGTGTCGGAATGTCTACGGCGCTTGTTCTTACGGGGGTCGATGCTGCAGAGTCCATTGAGCAAACAGGCATACAGCCGGACTACATATTGCGGTCTGTGGGAGTCATTGCTGAGCATTTTCGTTCAAAAGAAAGCGAGCTTCGCTGGCCATCCGGTTCATCCGGATAG
- a CDS encoding SprT family protein — MSNEELQAWVEHISLTSFQLPFRHRAVFNSRLSTTGGRYFMKSHDIEINPHQLVEHGPDEVERIIKHELCHYHLHLSGRGYRHQDADFKALLQAVGGSRYCKAIPRADSNKKKALPYRYLLRCKECHMEYKRKRRMDPARYRCGRCQGPLQLLTLDSGKE; from the coding sequence ATGAGCAATGAAGAGCTCCAGGCATGGGTAGAGCACATATCGCTGACCAGCTTTCAGCTCCCGTTCCGCCACCGGGCTGTGTTTAACAGCCGGCTGTCCACTACAGGCGGACGTTATTTTATGAAGAGTCATGATATCGAGATCAATCCCCATCAGCTGGTGGAGCACGGTCCGGATGAGGTGGAGAGAATTATCAAGCATGAGCTGTGTCACTATCATCTGCACTTGTCAGGCAGGGGATACCGCCACCAGGATGCCGATTTCAAAGCACTGCTGCAGGCTGTAGGAGGGAGCAGGTACTGCAAGGCAATACCGAGAGCAGACTCTAATAAGAAAAAAGCGCTGCCCTACCGCTACCTCCTGCGCTGCAAGGAGTGCCATATGGAGTATAAGCGCAAACGAAGGATGGACCCGGCGCGTTATCGCTGCGGTCGCTGCCAGGGCCCGCTTCAGCTGTTAACGCTTGACTCCGGTAAGGAATAA
- a CDS encoding hydrolase/acyltransferase: protein MPEMRYCILQHGDQLQYVEMPSDYAYQLSALNLRLNKEISKLTAAGKPELPLAVAECSQLELLQEGSHIIGGLDYINQLESSFASLNESEYPLIALLTEIRALQAQLEQWYEEEME, encoded by the coding sequence ATGCCGGAAATGCGATATTGTATATTGCAGCACGGCGACCAGCTTCAATATGTAGAAATGCCATCGGATTATGCATATCAGCTGAGCGCCCTGAACTTGAGATTAAACAAAGAGATTAGCAAGCTGACCGCTGCGGGCAAGCCGGAGCTGCCGCTTGCTGTGGCTGAGTGCAGCCAGCTGGAGCTGCTGCAGGAGGGCTCGCACATCATTGGCGGGCTGGACTATATTAATCAGCTGGAGTCCTCTTTTGCCTCGCTAAATGAAAGCGAATATCCGCTGATCGCCCTTCTCACTGAGATCCGGGCCCTGCAGGCCCAGCTGGAGCAGTGGTACGAAGAAGAGATGGAATAA
- the cmpA gene encoding cortex morphogenetic protein CmpA, with protein MPQWLCNQLTRAFRKKDRRQIKLLNECWFFYRTSPGEYPEAP; from the coding sequence TTGCCGCAGTGGCTCTGCAATCAGCTGACTCGCGCCTTCCGCAAGAAGGACCGGCGCCAGATCAAGCTGCTGAACGAATGCTGGTTCTTTTACCGCACCTCTCCGGGGGAGTACCCGGAGGCACCATAA
- a CDS encoding Tex family protein translates to MSDIEAAVALNEEQLHREEQERIVKQIAKELQLTLKQVRTTVDLLDEGNTIPFIARYRKEMTGELDENRLRDIEDRTSYLRSLEVRKREVLRIIEEQGKLTEELRGSIVKAVKLQEVEDLYRPYRQKRKTRASVAKEKGLEPLSAWIWSQPKQGDLMAKAAEYMDEEKGVHSAEEAIQGAMDILAENIADDASIRAWVRRYTMDHGMLTSEARDADAESVYENYYSYRELAKKMPPHRILAINRGERESILKVGLDVPADSVHQYMMKQIIQGPSAVSEVLKAVIEDAYKRLIAPSIEREVRGELTEKGENQAISIFAGNLRSLLLQPPVKGRNVLGVDPAYRTGCKLAVVDDTGKLLEVAVTYPTPPNNKKREAAAKFTELIHKYEIQLIVIGNGTASRETEQFVAEVIAEAGRPELAYLIVNEAGASVYSASKLAQEEFPDLDVAERSAASIARRVQDPLAELVKIDPKSIGVGQYQHDVSQKHLEESLKAVVESAVNHVGVDVNTASPSLLSYVAGVNGTIAKNIVKFREEHGRFLSRKQLQKVPRLGAKTYEQAVGFMRISDGENTLDRTPIHPESYAVVSRLLKELGVGLDKVGTKELAELLAQQSAEELAAKLEVGIPTLRDILDSLQRPGRDPREELPLPIFRTDVLKLEDLLPGMELQGTVRNVIDFGAFVDIGIKNDGLVHISQLSGGYVKHPMDVVSVGDNVTVWVLNVDLKKGRVGLTMKPPKELANG, encoded by the coding sequence TTGTCTGATATTGAAGCAGCGGTTGCATTGAATGAGGAACAGCTCCATAGAGAAGAACAGGAACGGATTGTCAAACAAATTGCGAAGGAGCTGCAGCTTACGCTGAAGCAGGTGCGCACCACCGTTGATCTGCTGGATGAAGGGAACACGATTCCCTTTATTGCACGCTACCGCAAGGAGATGACGGGGGAACTGGATGAGAACCGTCTTCGGGATATCGAGGACCGCACGTCATACCTTCGCAGCCTGGAGGTCCGCAAGCGCGAGGTGCTGCGAATCATCGAGGAGCAGGGCAAGCTGACAGAAGAGCTGAGAGGGTCTATTGTCAAAGCCGTCAAGCTTCAGGAGGTTGAGGATCTGTATCGCCCTTACCGCCAGAAGCGCAAGACACGTGCCAGTGTCGCGAAGGAGAAAGGCCTGGAGCCTTTGTCCGCCTGGATCTGGTCCCAGCCGAAGCAAGGGGATCTTATGGCAAAGGCCGCGGAGTATATGGATGAGGAGAAGGGCGTACATTCGGCGGAAGAGGCGATTCAGGGAGCAATGGATATCCTGGCAGAGAATATCGCAGATGATGCGTCCATACGTGCCTGGGTCCGCCGGTATACGATGGATCATGGTATGCTCACTTCCGAAGCGCGGGATGCTGATGCGGAGTCTGTTTACGAGAATTATTACAGCTACCGGGAGCTTGCCAAGAAGATGCCGCCTCACCGGATTCTCGCCATTAATCGCGGAGAACGGGAGAGTATTCTGAAGGTCGGGTTGGACGTGCCTGCCGACTCCGTGCATCAGTACATGATGAAGCAGATCATTCAAGGTCCATCGGCAGTGAGCGAGGTGCTGAAAGCGGTCATTGAGGATGCGTATAAGCGCCTGATTGCACCTTCGATTGAACGGGAGGTTCGCGGTGAGCTTACAGAGAAAGGCGAGAACCAGGCCATCTCGATCTTTGCTGGCAATTTGCGCAGCCTGCTGCTGCAGCCGCCGGTAAAGGGACGGAATGTCCTCGGCGTCGATCCCGCCTACCGTACCGGCTGCAAGCTGGCGGTGGTTGATGACACCGGCAAGCTGCTCGAAGTGGCGGTCACGTATCCGACGCCTCCCAACAACAAGAAGCGCGAGGCGGCGGCGAAGTTTACGGAGCTGATTCATAAATACGAGATCCAGCTGATCGTCATTGGTAACGGCACCGCCTCCCGCGAGACGGAGCAGTTCGTGGCAGAGGTCATTGCCGAGGCCGGGCGCCCGGAGTTAGCCTATCTGATCGTGAACGAAGCGGGAGCGAGCGTATATTCAGCCTCCAAGCTGGCGCAGGAGGAGTTCCCGGATCTGGACGTAGCAGAGCGAAGTGCCGCTTCCATTGCCCGCCGGGTTCAGGACCCGCTGGCAGAGCTGGTGAAGATTGATCCCAAGTCCATTGGCGTCGGTCAGTACCAGCATGATGTCAGCCAGAAGCATCTGGAAGAAAGCCTGAAGGCGGTCGTGGAGTCTGCTGTAAACCACGTTGGCGTAGATGTTAATACCGCTTCGCCTTCCCTGCTGTCCTATGTAGCCGGAGTCAATGGCACGATTGCCAAGAATATTGTGAAGTTCCGTGAGGAGCATGGCCGGTTTCTGAGCCGCAAGCAGCTGCAGAAGGTACCGCGTCTCGGCGCCAAGACGTACGAGCAGGCGGTCGGCTTCATGCGGATTTCTGATGGCGAGAACACGCTGGACCGTACGCCAATTCACCCGGAATCCTATGCGGTGGTATCCCGCTTGCTGAAGGAGCTGGGCGTCGGGCTTGATAAGGTCGGCACGAAGGAGCTGGCCGAGCTGCTTGCGCAGCAATCAGCAGAGGAGCTGGCCGCGAAGCTGGAGGTCGGAATTCCAACACTGCGGGATATATTGGACAGCCTGCAGCGTCCGGGACGCGACCCGCGGGAGGAGCTGCCGCTTCCAATCTTCCGCACCGATGTTCTCAAGCTGGAGGACCTGCTGCCCGGAATGGAGCTTCAGGGCACCGTGCGCAACGTGATCGACTTCGGTGCATTTGTTGATATCGGCATCAAGAATGACGGCCTGGTGCATATTTCCCAGCTTAGCGGCGGGTATGTCAAGCATCCGATGGACGTCGTATCCGTAGGCGATAATGTCACGGTCTGGGTGCTGAACGTCGATCTGAAAAAAGGACGTGTCGGACTGACCATGAAGCCGCCGAAGGAGCTGGCGAACGGGTAA
- a CDS encoding type II toxin-antitoxin system PemK/MazF family toxin: MIVKRGDVFFADLSPVVGSEQGGVRPVLIIQNDIGNRFSPTVIVAAITAQIQKAKLPTHVEIDAASHGFDRDSVILLEQIRTIDKQRLTDKITHLDDETMSKVDDSLQISLGLIDF; this comes from the coding sequence GTGATCGTAAAACGCGGCGACGTATTTTTTGCGGATCTTTCACCCGTTGTGGGTTCAGAGCAGGGTGGTGTCAGGCCGGTTCTGATTATTCAGAATGATATCGGAAACCGGTTCAGTCCAACGGTCATTGTAGCAGCAATTACAGCACAGATTCAAAAAGCAAAGCTTCCGACTCACGTCGAAATCGACGCGGCGTCCCATGGCTTTGACCGGGATTCCGTGATTCTGCTGGAGCAGATCCGGACGATTGACAAGCAGCGCCTGACGGATAAGATTACCCATCTGGATGATGAAACCATGAGCAAGGTGGATGATTCCCTGCAGATTAGTCTCGGTTTGATTGATTTTTGA
- a CDS encoding CopG family ribbon-helix-helix protein, with product MANMQNTKRIMISLPDHLLQEVDGIAQLENSNRSELIRQAMKLYLHERKKRYIRESMQRGYMEMAKINLTMASEAFHAEEDADSTLDRLVSGV from the coding sequence GTGGCCAACATGCAGAACACCAAACGAATCATGATCAGTCTACCAGATCATCTTTTGCAGGAAGTGGATGGGATCGCTCAGCTGGAAAATTCCAACCGCAGTGAATTGATCAGGCAGGCCATGAAGCTGTATTTGCACGAGCGGAAGAAGCGCTATATCCGTGAGTCAATGCAGAGAGGTTATATGGAGATGGCCAAGATTAACCTCACCATGGCGTCCGAGGCGTTTCACGCGGAGGAAGATGCAGACAGCACTCTGGACCGCTTAGTTAGCGGGGTGTGA
- the alr gene encoding alanine racemase, whose translation MQHIYRPTQAEIDLDGLGDNLNAFRAHVPEGMKVLACVKANAYGHGAVEVSRELERLGADYLSVAFLDEALELRKAGITLPILVLGYTPPEGIMTAWEQDITVTLFSRDVLTAIQKLPKSLDRPLKLHIKIDSGMGRLGLLPEEAAAFVEEAFALPQAFIEGMFTHFARADEENKSYTLEQHRRFKSVADALREGGFSIPIIHTGNSAAAIDTPELSFNMVRIGISLYGVYPSEEVHRTAVSLRPVMTLKTQAVYVKTLPPQSGVSYGSRYVTEEEERIATLPVGYADGYSRMLSGNAEVLIRGRRAPVVGSICMDQCMVSLKHFAEEAEQIKAGEEVVLIGRQSGECISADELASRLGTIPYELVCMIAHRVPRTYIRGGMPITRVNPLL comes from the coding sequence TTGCAACATATTTATCGGCCTACCCAGGCAGAGATTGATCTGGATGGTCTGGGTGACAACTTGAATGCGTTCCGGGCACATGTGCCTGAAGGCATGAAGGTGCTGGCATGTGTGAAGGCAAACGCCTATGGCCATGGAGCCGTTGAGGTATCGCGGGAGCTGGAGCGCTTAGGGGCAGACTACCTGAGCGTTGCGTTTCTGGATGAAGCTCTGGAGCTGCGTAAGGCCGGGATCACGCTGCCGATCCTCGTCCTGGGGTATACCCCGCCTGAGGGGATTATGACCGCATGGGAGCAGGACATCACGGTGACCCTGTTCAGCCGCGACGTGCTGACAGCCATTCAGAAGCTGCCGAAATCCCTGGATCGTCCGCTGAAGCTTCACATCAAGATTGACAGCGGCATGGGACGCTTGGGGCTGCTCCCGGAAGAGGCAGCAGCTTTTGTGGAAGAAGCCTTTGCTCTTCCTCAGGCCTTCATTGAAGGAATGTTTACCCACTTCGCAAGAGCGGACGAAGAGAACAAGAGCTATACACTGGAACAGCACCGGCGGTTCAAGAGCGTGGCGGATGCGCTGCGGGAGGGAGGCTTCTCTATCCCGATTATACATACGGGCAATAGCGCCGCAGCGATTGACACTCCCGAATTATCCTTCAATATGGTGCGAATCGGCATCAGCTTGTATGGAGTTTATCCTTCGGAGGAGGTCCATCGCACAGCGGTCAGCCTGCGCCCGGTCATGACGTTAAAGACGCAGGCGGTCTACGTCAAAACCTTGCCGCCGCAATCCGGCGTGAGCTACGGCTCCAGATATGTAACGGAAGAGGAAGAGCGGATTGCCACGCTTCCTGTCGGTTACGCGGATGGCTACTCGCGCATGCTGAGTGGAAATGCGGAGGTGCTTATACGCGGACGCCGCGCTCCTGTGGTCGGCAGCATTTGTATGGACCAGTGTATGGTATCGCTAAAGCATTTCGCCGAAGAGGCGGAACAAATCAAAGCCGGTGAAGAGGTTGTGCTCATCGGCCGGCAATCTGGAGAATGTATTTCTGCAGATGAGCTGGCTTCCAGGCTGGGTACCATTCCTTATGAATTGGTTTGCATGATAGCACATCGCGTGCCCCGCACCTATATCCGCGGCGGCATGCCGATCACCCGGGTTAACCCCCTTTTGTAA
- a CDS encoding LolA family protein — MRRVSWVLLAAVLCFTLVLSGCGGKKDAEGVIKDLAKVADQLEGEKGAYQGKGVMTINTGSTPQQYEVEVWYQAPSYYRISLTNGQKDLTQIVLRNDEGVFVLTPSLNKSFRFKSDWPENQGQVYLYQTMLGSILSDSTRQFAEIEDAYVFEVAANYHSHALVRQKIWLAKDNYSPKQIQVSDSEAKVVVDVRFSDFTFDTNLTKDSFDTNRNLSAMNEENKDVMAEVGEDGKPVAQGDPAGEQPGTAAEPAAAQHLGAFGIIEPSYTPAGVVSKGIQEMANSEDHAVILRYDGIYQYTIMESRPLDRAVSLAPGQVIDLGFTVALLTGDEQQTLTWTTEGVEYRITSGNLPASEMVQIAASMHGQSGK, encoded by the coding sequence ATGCGCCGGGTGTCTTGGGTGCTGCTTGCTGCTGTATTATGCTTCACATTGGTGCTTTCGGGTTGTGGCGGGAAAAAGGATGCAGAAGGAGTCATCAAGGATCTGGCTAAGGTAGCGGATCAGCTGGAAGGCGAGAAGGGGGCCTACCAGGGCAAGGGAGTCATGACCATCAACACCGGCTCGACGCCGCAGCAATATGAGGTCGAGGTATGGTATCAGGCCCCGTCCTATTACCGGATCAGCTTGACCAACGGACAGAAGGACCTCACACAGATCGTTCTCCGAAATGATGAAGGGGTCTTTGTACTCACACCGAGCCTGAACAAAAGCTTCCGCTTCAAGAGCGATTGGCCGGAGAATCAGGGTCAGGTATATCTGTATCAGACGATGCTGGGCAGTATCCTGAGTGATAGCACGCGTCAGTTTGCAGAGATCGAGGATGCCTATGTGTTTGAGGTGGCGGCCAATTATCACAGTCATGCTCTGGTGCGGCAAAAAATCTGGCTCGCCAAAGATAACTACTCGCCAAAGCAGATTCAGGTGTCTGACTCCGAAGCCAAGGTCGTCGTCGATGTCAGGTTTAGCGACTTCACCTTTGATACGAACCTGACCAAGGATTCATTTGATACGAACCGGAATCTGAGTGCCATGAACGAAGAGAACAAGGACGTGATGGCCGAGGTGGGCGAGGATGGAAAGCCGGTTGCACAAGGTGATCCGGCCGGGGAGCAGCCAGGGACAGCGGCCGAGCCGGCAGCGGCTCAGCATTTGGGGGCTTTCGGCATCATCGAGCCTTCCTATACACCAGCCGGCGTAGTGAGTAAGGGGATTCAGGAAATGGCCAACAGCGAGGATCATGCCGTGATTCTGAGGTACGATGGCATCTATCAATACACGATTATGGAATCGCGTCCGCTGGACCGGGCAGTATCTCTAGCGCCGGGTCAGGTCATTGATCTGGGCTTCACGGTGGCCCTGCTTACAGGGGATGAGCAGCAGACCTTGACCTGGACGACAGAAGGCGTGGAGTACCGGATTACGAGCGGGAATCTGCCGGCTTCTGAAATGGTGCAAATCGCTGCTTCCATGCACGGACAATCGGGTAAGTAA
- a CDS encoding ABC transporter ATP-binding protein — MTQIKLEGVSKAYNGIPVVSDIHLDIQEGESIGIVGANGSGKSVLFKMLCGFTAPDTGKVFVRGKQLGKDIDFPEHVGVFINSPGYISTYSGYKNLKFLADINRRIGDAEIKDAMRRVGLDPELKTRVAHYSLGMKQKLGIAQAIMEGQDILVLDEPFNALDYQTYNDMKDIVMKLKEDGKTLLLTSHNYEDLESLCDTLYIIQGGRMELLTGELKEKYFRR; from the coding sequence TTGACACAGATCAAGCTGGAAGGGGTATCCAAGGCTTATAACGGAATCCCCGTAGTATCTGACATTCATTTAGACATTCAGGAGGGGGAGAGCATCGGCATTGTCGGTGCGAATGGCAGCGGCAAATCCGTATTGTTCAAAATGTTGTGCGGGTTCACGGCGCCGGATACCGGAAAAGTCTTTGTACGGGGCAAACAGCTCGGCAAGGACATTGATTTTCCTGAGCACGTGGGGGTGTTCATTAATAGCCCGGGATACATTTCCACCTACAGCGGTTATAAAAACTTGAAATTTCTCGCTGATATTAACCGGAGAATTGGTGATGCCGAGATCAAAGACGCCATGAGACGGGTAGGCCTGGACCCGGAGCTGAAGACTCGGGTTGCCCATTATTCTCTGGGGATGAAGCAGAAGCTGGGCATTGCCCAGGCCATCATGGAAGGGCAGGATATTTTGGTGCTGGATGAGCCCTTTAATGCGCTGGACTACCAGACCTACAACGATATGAAGGACATCGTAATGAAGCTGAAAGAGGATGGCAAGACCCTGCTGCTCACCAGCCACAACTATGAAGATTTAGAGTCGCTTTGCGATACGCTGTATATTATTCAAGGAGGAAGGATGGAGCTGTTAACCGGGGAGCTTAAAGAGAAATATTTCAGGCGCTAA
- a CDS encoding ABC transporter permease yields the protein MLNNLLRLEWGKLRWPVLITLLSLSLAVALLSGTIYKSYALEHDLEAWEVGISIIVFLFPLIAVLPVGWLMYLERRDGFLMYTLPRVSKRRYLSAKWLVVAGSSFSIMFIAMMIGVIFALYIKPEITPFYSLVDKSTGEPGPRLEKTHFLGSLFVNHPLSYGLLISFWQGVLSAMMATLAFVLSLFVSNVFIILTGPFLYVTLENFILSLLQLEIYRIYTAFNPESFDVNQHGYGPLLVGPSLALLFTAGIAFYFSRIQKVTVYPS from the coding sequence ATGTTGAATAATCTGCTCAGATTGGAATGGGGCAAGCTGCGCTGGCCGGTCCTGATCACGCTGCTGAGCTTGAGTCTTGCTGTAGCTCTTCTAAGTGGAACCATTTATAAAAGCTATGCACTAGAGCATGATTTAGAGGCCTGGGAAGTCGGCATTTCTATCATTGTATTTCTATTTCCGCTAATAGCAGTTCTGCCTGTAGGCTGGCTGATGTATTTGGAGCGCCGAGACGGATTTCTGATGTACACGCTGCCGAGAGTAAGTAAAAGGCGCTATCTGTCCGCAAAATGGCTGGTGGTGGCAGGAAGCTCGTTCTCGATCATGTTTATCGCCATGATGATCGGCGTCATATTCGCACTCTATATCAAGCCGGAAATCACTCCGTTTTATAGCTTAGTCGATAAAAGCACAGGCGAACCGGGTCCCAGGCTAGAGAAAACGCACTTTCTGGGCTCCTTGTTTGTGAATCATCCGCTGAGCTATGGTCTGCTCATCAGCTTCTGGCAAGGAGTCCTGTCCGCGATGATGGCTACACTTGCATTTGTGCTGTCCTTGTTTGTTTCGAATGTGTTTATTATTCTGACCGGACCTTTTCTGTATGTCACGTTGGAAAACTTCATTTTATCTCTGCTTCAATTGGAGATCTACAGAATCTACACCGCCTTTAATCCGGAATCTTTTGATGTTAATCAGCACGGGTATGGGCCTCTGCTTGTGGGTCCCTCGCTTGCTCTGCTGTTCACGGCGGGTATTGCCTTTTACTTCAGCAGGATTCAAAAAGTCACGGTATATCCGTCTTAA